TATGGATATCAAACCTATCAGTCTACATGCGTGCTGCGACAATGACCAACATTCCGATTTGATGACCGTCATGCTTCAAATCCAGATGTTGAAATTTGCTATCTACTACTccttttatgattttgattgcTGTTGAAACTTGGTAGCTTTCTCGTTTTGTGGAAAAGCATTTAGCATTGTGCAGCCAACATTAGTAATATATTATCCGCTTTGGATCAATCcgtcatgttttgtttttagaaCACAAACCAAGAGGCTTCAGACTAATAAAGTTACCATAGCACGCATATAATGCTCAAGTTGGtttgcaaaattaaaagaaCAAATTAGTACGAAAAGAAAATCCAACGCTTTGATTGAACGAGAGCGATAGAGAAACATGGGTTCGATGAGTTATCGCAAAAATGGGATTGCGCATGTAGGAGCAGCTCAATCTGTGTTTTGATTTGTCCTAACTCTACTATCAATAATCAAACTATTTAACTTCTAAAACTAATTACAGAAATATAACATCTGTATTTTACCCAACAAACGACATACCACAGTAACATCAAAGCCACTAGTTAAAATACATTTtgtcaaggaaacaaaaaaaaaaaaaaaagtaatgcaGCAGCATATACTTCAAAACTACAAAGATGTGAAGAGCAACAAGCAGCAGCTCAGACATGACCCATTGAGAAACCGTAGAATACCTCAGTTACCAACATTTTGTGATGTCTCTAACCTCATGGGTTGGGATGTCTCTGTATAATGCTTACAAGTTTTTGCACGATCTCAGACATCGGTGGCCGAAACTCGGGCTCAggctgtcccacaaaaataacatcatcTGAAATAAGCCAATCTATGATATAATGTCGACTGAACTTATGCAGCCggaaataagagagaaagtagCACCTGAATACATAGCGATATTATATCTGCAACCCGTGATAGGGACTTGGACGGATAAGCGCCCTTCAGGGAGGGGTCGACCATTCTGGATAACGCGTCTATATCATAAAGCTGGGTGAATGCCCATCTAACCAGATATTGCTCTCCCCGGGGACGTGACCTGAGTAGTTAGTACGTGCTTGGTGTCAgttcaacacattttttcactgTAAATATCATATTTCACACATCCTTTTGATGTTTAAATGACCTGTCATATGCTTTTCGCCCTGTTAAAAGCCGCAACATCACAACTCCGAAGCTGTATACATCACTCTGGTAAGAATAGCTTCCAAAGTCAAGCTCTGGAGCGCCATATCCAGAATTTTGCAGCTAAGAAAGGACTAATGTCAGTTGGAGTTGAAGAAGttgcaaaataaaagtatCAGATTATTAACATGAGATTACCTGAACAACGGAATTGGCCGGCATAAGAGAAACCAAACCACAGTCAGAAACTTTTACCGAGAGATCGTCACTGAGCAGCAGGTTGCAGGACTTGAAGTTGCGGTGCATGATGGGTGGCTGGTGTGTCTCGTGCAAATATCTTCAAAGTGACATGAAATAGTCAATCTCCTAGCAATTATACTCTTGAAATGACTGGAAGTTTAGTGAAGAATTTAAGATTGAAACAaatgtagaaaataaaagaacatAAATGGGTGAGTTTTTGCAATTACTGTTGCAGATTCTGTGTAGCACCAAACAACGGATTGGAAAGAACCAcataataaaatgacaatgaAATTTCTCTGTGGACATACTCTAGGGCTTTGGCAGCTTGAAGCGCTAGAATCATGCGAGTGTTCCATGAGAGCTTTTTGTTGATCTCATCATCCAAATTTAGTGCTTCATCGAGGGTCCCGTTGCCACAGTAGTTGTAGACAAGAAGGCGCTCTCCATGCTCAAGGCAATAACCTACAAGTTCGACAATATTTGCATGCCGAAGTTTAGAGATACTTGACACCAGTTCAAGAAACTCTTGGTCGCTTAGATGCGCTGATGCAGCCTTATCCAGCTTCTTCACTGCTAGAACCTAGTGATGAAGAGAAGATTCTCAGCGAGACAGGCCATATGGATGGACGAAAGATAAAACAGTTGAAATAATGTTCAGCTGTTTTTATCTTTCGTCTATTCAGAACAGCTGAAATAGGGATGCAAATGTGGCGAGCTCACCTATTGCTTCACATATAGCATGACTTAACAATCAAGacagataaaatactaaaacataACTATGCAGCATACATTTTCATATAAACAGAAACAAAAGATGAAGTAATATCACTACAACATCCATTGCACAAACAAATGATGGGCTATGACACCTCAAATCCCATCagatataattttacaaattagaGAGGAAAACCAGTCATAAAATTCGGTTAGAGTACATGCTTTCATATACTGACAATCAGGCGAAGCCTAGACAAATAATATCCCACTAAACCAAGATGAACTAGTAGATGCTAACCTTTCCTTTTGGAAGCTGCATACTATAGACGGTCCCAAGCATGCCGTTCCCAATAAGATTTTCTTCTGAGAAACTATTTGTGTACTGTTGAAGCATTCCGATAGTGAAGGGCTTCGCAGATTCTACAGTTTTACCAGCACTTCCTGCTGGAGTCAATGAAGTAAAAGTAGGATCCGCAGAAATCCTATCAGCAGGAAGAAGTGGAAAAGGAAGAGGGCTTGGCCGTGGATGAGTGTCACTCAATCTTGTCATATCTATACTATGATCCGTCCCGTGCTTTAGTAATGGATTCCTCATCTGACCTGCTTCAGCTGGCTGCTTATCCGTTTTTTTCAGACCTGCTTGGTAGCCTCAAAAGAGTTATACgctctatttatttaattatttattatgtgaaaGAAATTACAGTAGAGAATGTAATAAGTTCAGCACCTTGGggtattttatgaaattgtgAAGTCTCGTCTTGCTTGTGTGTTTCTGACAGGTTACCATGGCCTATTTCATTGCTCTTGAAACTTTTCTCCATTGATCTCCTTCCTCTACGACAACAGGAGATAGAAAGAAACAACCCAAAAACaagaaccaaaatcaaaaccaacccACCAACAGCAATCCATGTGATTTTGTTTGATGTAGTCTTCTTCTCCTCTCCACCAGATTGTGGTAATGGAGTAACAATCTGGCCATGAGCATTGGACCCAGGACTAGGTGCAACCTGAGGTGAAGGTGCCTTAGTGGGGGATACGGGAGGCAAGGCAGGGGGAGAAGGAAGGATAGTAGTGTTAAAAGGGTTTCCAGCTCTCCTGCCACAAAGAAAGAAGTTGATGAGCCACTAAGTAAAAGAAGACCCCATCTCGCAAAGTAGATGatagataaaatttaaaataataaaaagaccatagatgaaaataaaactaactCTTTGTTCACCTGAAACTAGGAATACTTAGGAGTTTGTTAGGAATAGGCCCCGAGAAGAGGTTGTTCTCTACGTTCCTATAGGAAAAACAGAGAAAATGGTAGGTACATATTTAACAAATTGATGAAATGAAGTATAGAGCTCTCAAATTCAACTGAAATCACGTACAAATCTGTCAGAGGAAGATCTTGAAGAACATCTAGCACTCCTATAAGTTGATTATTCTGCAAATGCCTGCGTGCAACTTTTAGGAGTGAGCACATGGTTAATTAATAGTAGATTGTGATTCTACATTGATTAACCAATCAAGTAgctagaaaaggaaaaggagtTTTCTACAAATCTACTCAACTTAAAACTTATAGCTGTGGAATAAATGAAAGCATTTACCTAGAAAAGATAGTTACTTACAATGACGTGAGAGCTAACAAACTCCGCATTGAAGGTGGAAGCACACCAGTCAAGCTGTTCCAGGATAAATCCCTGCATTGTTGAGctaaaataatcaaaacaaatccACTCCAACTAGGTTTCATGATAGCTACAATAACTATAtgcaaaaaaaacacacatgtTAATCAAACCCGTAATTGGTTCAAAGGCATCTGGTATTGAGCCTGTCAGTTGATTGTTGTTCAGAGACCTGAATAGAATTTTAACAGCTCAAAGTTACAGTTTTTCTGATGGAGcaaagaaataaatgaatgaaaagATGGTAGTAATAGAATATAGTAGCTTACAAAGTTTTCAATTGGCCTAATGAAGATAGAGAGTTTGGAATGTCCCCAGTAAACTGGTTATCTGAAAGAAAACTGAAGTTTGTGGTCTCCAGGAAGGAGAGGAGCATTATCAGACTGAGATAATATCTATAGAGCTTTCAATTAAACTATTCACGATCGATATAAGTATATCGATAATCTCATTTATAGAAGCAGATTTGGTTCAGAAACATACAAATTCTGAAGAGTGATAGGCAAACTGATTGGTATACTGCCGCCAATGTGGTTGTTGCTCAAATCTCTGCAATTCAAAATAACCAAAATCTTTAATACATAAGCACAAATTCTGAAGACCGATTGGCTGTCAAGAGAAGGGATTACAGCtgcaaatgaaatgaagaCAACCATCAAGATTGCACTTACATGTCGATAATTGAGGCGAACATTCCCAAATCATCAGGCAATTCGCCTCCCAAATTTGCGCCACTGAGCTTTCTATCAGCCAGAGAACAAAAACTCAGGCTTATGGAAATCGTTCATTCACCATACACAAAAATAGAAGGGTGAACGCTGAAAGCTTACAGTGCAGTTATATTAGCATTCACACACTCCACCCCTTGCCAACTCGGAGGCCCACAGGGATCGCCTCCCGGAATCCATCCAGGAAGTAAAGGGAGGCCCAGAGAAGCATGTAATTGAGTTATTGCAAACACTGACAAGAAAGATTCTCAGATAGACTTATTAAGGCAACAATCATCCTAAagatgaaaaattcaaaaaca
The genomic region above belongs to Salvia hispanica cultivar TCC Black 2014 chromosome 3, UniMelb_Shisp_WGS_1.0, whole genome shotgun sequence and contains:
- the LOC125215791 gene encoding protein STRUBBELIG-RECEPTOR FAMILY 3-like isoform X1, producing MAYSFLNLCLVILLSAFPFHHGLTDPRDVFAITQLHASLGLPLLPGWIPGGDPCGPPSWQGVECVNANITALKLSGANLGGELPDDLGMFASIIDIDLSNNHIGGSIPISLPITLQNFFLSDNQFTGDIPNSLSSLGQLKTLSLNNNQLTGSIPDAFEPITGLINMDLSWNSLTGVLPPSMRSLLALTSLHLQNNQLIGVLDVLQDLPLTDLNVENNLFSGPIPNKLLSIPSFRRAGNPFNTTILPSPPALPPVSPTKAPSPQVAPSPGSNAHGQIVTPLPQSGGEEKKTTSNKITWIAVGGLVLILVLVFGLFLSISCCRRGRRSMEKSFKSNEIGHGNLSETHKQDETSQFHKIPQGLKKTDKQPAEAGQMRNPLLKHGTDHSIDMTRLSDTHPRPSPLPFPLLPADRISADPTFTSLTPAGSAGKTVESAKPFTIGMLQQYTNSFSEENLIGNGMLGTVYSMQLPKGKVLAVKKLDKAASAHLSDQEFLELVSSISKLRHANIVELVGYCLEHGERLLVYNYCGNGTLDEALNLDDEINKKLSWNTRMILALQAAKALEYLHETHQPPIMHRNFKSCNLLLSDDLSVKVSDCGLVSLMPANSVVQLQNSGYGAPELDFGSYSYQSDVYSFGVVMLRLLTGRKAYDRSRPRGEQYLVRWAFTQLYDIDALSRMVDPSLKGAYPSKSLSRVADIISLCIQPEPEFRPPMSEIVQKLVSIIQRHPNP
- the LOC125215791 gene encoding protein STRUBBELIG-RECEPTOR FAMILY 3-like isoform X2 yields the protein MAYSFLNLCLVILLSAFPFHHGLTDPRDVFAITQLHASLGLPLLPGWIPGGDPCGPPSWQGVECVNANITALKLSGANLGGELPDDLGMFASIIDIDLSNNHIGGSIPISLPITLQNFFLSDNQFTGDIPNSLSSLGQLKTLSLNNNQLTGSIPDAFEPITGLINMDLSWNSLTGVLPPSMRSLLALTSLHLQNNQLIGVLDVLQDLPLTDLNVENNLFSGPIPNKLLSIPSFRRAGNPFNTTILPSPPALPPVSPTKAPSPQVAPSPGSNAHGQIVTPLPQSGGEEKKTTSNKITWIAVGGLVLILVLVFGLFLSISCCRRGRRSMEKSFKSNEIGHGNLSETHKQDETSQFHKIPQGLKKTDKQPAEAGQMRNPLLKHGTDHSIDMTRLSDTHPRPSPLPFPLLPADRISADPTFTSLTPAGSAGKTVESAKPFTIGMLQQYTNSFSEENLIGNGMLGTVYSMQLPKGKVLAVKKLDKAASAHLSDQEFLELVSSISKLRHANIVELVGYCLEHGERLLVYNYCGNGTLDEALNLDDEINKKLSWNTRMILALQAAKALEYLHETHQPPIMHRNFKSCNLLLSDDLSVKVSDCGLVSLMPANSVVQLQNSGYGAPELDFGSYSYQSDVYSFGVVMLRLLTGRKAYDRSRPRGEQYLVRWAFTQLYDIDALSRMVDPSLKGAYPSKSLSRVADIISLCIQMMLFLWDSLSPSFGHRCLRSCKNL